A genomic segment from Salvia splendens isolate huo1 chromosome 13, SspV2, whole genome shotgun sequence encodes:
- the LOC121760981 gene encoding peptidyl-prolyl cis-trans isomerase CYP18-1-like has protein sequence MSVTLHTNLGDIKCEIFCDEVPRTAENFMALAASGYYDGTIFHRNIKGFMIQGGDPTNTGKGGTSIWGKKFNDEIRESLKHNARGILSMANSGPNTNGSQFFITYGKQPHLNGLYTIFGKVIHGFEVLDIMEKAPTGPGDKPLMEIRTNRVTIHANPLAG, from the exons ATG TCAGTGACGCTTCACACGAATTTGGGCGACATCAAGTGCGAAATCTTCTGCGACGAGGTCCCGAGGACAGCTGAG AATTTTATGGCGTTAGCTGCAAGTGGTTATTATGATGGAACCATATTTCATAGAAATATTAAGGGTTTCATGATACAAGGTGGTGATCCAACCAATACTGGCAAGGGTGGTACAAGTATATGGGGTAAAAAGTTCAATGATGAGATAAGAGAGTCTTTGAAG CACAATGCTAGAGGTATCTTATCCATGGCAAACAGTGGGCCTAATACTAACGGAAGCCAGTTCTTCATAACCTATGGCAAGCAACCTCATCTCAATGGACTCTATACCATCTTTGGGAAAGTGATTCATGGTTTTGAAGTGCTTGATATAATGGAAAAG GCTCCAACAGGTCCGGGGGATAAACCTCTCATGGAAATCAGGACCAACCGTGTAACAATTCATGCCAACCCACTTGCTGgttaa